A genome region from Lytechinus pictus isolate F3 Inbred chromosome 14, Lp3.0, whole genome shotgun sequence includes the following:
- the LOC129259552 gene encoding uncharacterized protein F54H12.2-like, whose translation MAFVHNDSCECVKSELDLFSIPPTQTSIEQGQWIEYHPLAQFSDGGPIEFHISGSGSEYLDLTQTQVYVKAKVVHQDGTNLVDGDQVGPVNLFLHSLFSQVDVSLNDRVITPSTPTYPYRAMIESLLQYGSEAKETQLTSALFYKDTAGCMDNPNPLDNTGDANQGLKKRHGYIRSSNSFEMTGPLHCDLFFQPKHLLNGVDVRVKMIRSKEEFSLMSATPDAPYKVVIQDCSLFVRKVKVSPSVMIGHARALEKGTAKYPVRRVMCKVLSVPRGEMTLQQDHLFLGQIPQRLVVGCVDNNAFSGSYVHNPFNFQHFDVNYMSLYVDGTQVPSKPLTPDYGRIAGSASIRAYHTLFSGTDKMFRDSGNDISREDYDRGYALYAFDLSPDLSSGQHFNLKKQGNLRLEIHFRKNLPQGVNIVVYAEFDNILEIDRARNVLFDYSV comes from the coding sequence ATGGCCTTTGTCCATAACGATTCGTGCGAGTGTGTCAAATCAGAGTTGGACCTCTTCAGTATTCCACCTACTCAAACCAGTATTGAACAAGGGCAATGGATAGAATACCACCCCCTGGCTCAATTTTCAGACGGAGGACCCATCGAGTTTCACATTTCTGGTTCAGGAAGCGAATACCTAGATCTCACTCAGACACAGGTCTATGTAAAAGCAAAAGTGGTCCATCAGGATGGTACCAATCTTGTGGACGGAGATCAAGTTGGACCGGTAAATCTGTTTCTGCACTCCCTCTTCTCACAAGTGGATGTCAGTTTAAACGATCGAGTGATCACGCCTTCTACACCAACCTACCCCTACAGGGCTATGATTGAATCATTGCTTCAATATGGGTCAGAAGCCAAGGAGACCCAGCTGACCTCGGCTCTCTTCTACAAAGATACCGCTGGCTGTATGGATAATCCCAACCCTCTAGATAATACCGGAGATGCCAACCAAGGTTTGAAGAAGAGACACGGTTACATCAGATCATCCAACAGTTTTGAGATGACGGGGCCGCTTCACTGCGATCTATTCTTTCAACCCAAACACCTATTAAATGGTGTAGATGTACGAGTTAAAATGATCAGAAGCAAGGAAGAATTCTCCCTCATGTCTGCAACACCCGATGCTCCCTACAAAGTTGTCATTCAAGATTGCTCCCTCTTTGTTCGGAAGGTTAAAGTTTCCCCCTCTGTGATGATAGGGCATGCAAGAGCGCTGGAAAAGGGAACAGCTAAATATCCAGTCCGACGTGTGATGTGCAAGGTTCTCTCTGTCCCTCGTGGGGAAATGACGTTACAGCAGGACCATCTTTTCCTGGGACAGATTCCACAGCGTCTCGTTGTGGGATGTGTAGATAACAATGCTTTCAGTGGCAGTTATGTTCACAATCCGTTCAACTTTCAACACTTTGACGTCAATTACATGTCCCTCTACGTAGATGGAACACAAGTTCCATCCAAACCATTAACTCCTGATTACGGACGTATCGCTGGATCGGCTTCAATCAGAGCTTATCATACCCTCTTTTCAGGAACGGATAAAATGTTCAGGGATTCTGGAAACGATATCAGTAGGGAGGACTACGATCGTGGATACGCACTCTATGCCTTTGACCTCTCCCCTGACTTATCATCGGGTCAGCATTTCAACTTGAAAAAGCAAGGAAATCTGCGCTTGGAGATACATTTCAGGAAGAATCTACCACAGGGAGTGAACATTGTTGTCTATGCAGAATTTGACAACATCCTAGAAATTGACCGAGCCCGCAACGTCCTGTTTGATTATTCTGTGTAA